From a single Stomoxys calcitrans chromosome 4, idStoCalc2.1, whole genome shotgun sequence genomic region:
- the LOC106096010 gene encoding zinc finger protein ubi-d4 isoform X1 → MSSAVDIQIVSAPNLAKIESYLKDASYRETIEYSANFNTRLCIERRLRLPFLDPQTGVAQNHSHLFVDKKQRMPGFKEGQLYTYPAARWRKSRRQYLNKMYKFPDRPFQALRKDHEALVASTTTTSGSGGTASPTVMSSAVMNDPDFNSSLLEESSSLGAAGGDTSDSKDSQQQAAQLQLKEELPKEWFYDEMDIHDNDSLEEPKSPADDEYDYDPRYGTKKRRKRKPGKKASLAPGESPGPGRRRAGRGRAAATATPPSLGDISLSGFDSVDGLGSSTDVTVTPTTSSTTSSGRRAPRGTGTRGRRRAKNTNAPGGGLLASGLNSEPPSFESVAAAVGVLGDLPAVVDEHNADLRNYRKYL, encoded by the exons ATGTCTTCTGCCGTGGACATACAAATAGTTTCGGCTCCGAATTTAGCCAAGATAGAGAGTTATCTGAAAGATGCCTCCTATCGCGAGACCATCGAATACAGTGCAAATTTCAATACACGATTGTGCATTGAACGACGTTTGCGATTGCCTTTTCTGGATCCTCAAACTGGAGTAGCTCAAAATCATTCACATTTATTCGTGGACAAAAAACAACGTATGCCGGGCTTTAAGGAAGGCCAACTCTACACGTATCCTGCAGCCAGATGGAGAAAGAGTCGTCGACAATATCTTAATAAAATGTACAA ATTTCCCGATCGTCCGTTTCAGGCTTTGCGTAAAGATCATGAAGCTCTGGTAGCCAGCACAACTACAACATCGGGTAGTGGGGGCACAGCTTCACCCACAGTTATGTCCTCGGCTGTTATGAATGATCCAGATTTTAATAGTTCCCTTTTAGAAGAGTCTTCGTCTCTGGGTGCTGCCGGTGGGGATACATCGGACAGCAAGGATAGTCAACAACAGGCAGCGCAACTTCAACTGAAAGAAGAATTGCCGAAAGAATGGTTTTACGATGAGATGGATATACATGATAACGATTCGCTGGAGGAGCCCAAGTCACCCGCCGATGATGAATATGACTATGATCCACGTTATGGCACTAAAAAGCGCAGAAAGCGTAAGCCGGGCAAAAAAGCTTCTCTTGCTCCTGGAGAAAGTCCAGGGCCAGGTCGTCGTCGCGCCGGTCGTGGGCGTGCTGCTGCCACAGCAACACCACCGTCCTTGGGAGACATTTCCCTCTCTGGCTTTGATTCAGTCGATGGTTTAGGCTCATCAACAGATGTAACAGTTACCCCCACCACATCGTCTACGACTAGTAGTGGTCGTAGAGCACCACGTGGTACTGGCACACGTGGTAGACGCCGTGCTAAAAATACCAATGCACCAGGTGGTGGTCTGCTTGCTTCGGGGCTAAATTCTGAGCCACCATCGTTTGAATCAGTAGCTGCTGCTGTAGGCGTTTTAGGAGATTTGCCGGCTGTCGTAGACGAACACAATGCAGATTTACGCAATTACCGTAAATATTTGTAA
- the LOC106096010 gene encoding zinc finger protein ubi-d4 isoform X2, whose translation MSSAVDIQIVSAPNLAKIESYLKDASYRETIEYSANFNTRLCIERRLRLPFLDPQTGVAQNHSHLFVDKKQRMPGFKEGQLYTYPAARWRKSRRQYLNKIFPDRPFQALRKDHEALVASTTTTSGSGGTASPTVMSSAVMNDPDFNSSLLEESSSLGAAGGDTSDSKDSQQQAAQLQLKEELPKEWFYDEMDIHDNDSLEEPKSPADDEYDYDPRYGTKKRRKRKPGKKASLAPGESPGPGRRRAGRGRAAATATPPSLGDISLSGFDSVDGLGSSTDVTVTPTTSSTTSSGRRAPRGTGTRGRRRAKNTNAPGGGLLASGLNSEPPSFESVAAAVGVLGDLPAVVDEHNADLRNYRKYL comes from the exons ATGTCTTCTGCCGTGGACATACAAATAGTTTCGGCTCCGAATTTAGCCAAGATAGAGAGTTATCTGAAAGATGCCTCCTATCGCGAGACCATCGAATACAGTGCAAATTTCAATACACGATTGTGCATTGAACGACGTTTGCGATTGCCTTTTCTGGATCCTCAAACTGGAGTAGCTCAAAATCATTCACATTTATTCGTGGACAAAAAACAACGTATGCCGGGCTTTAAGGAAGGCCAACTCTACACGTATCCTGCAGCCAGATGGAGAAAGAGTCGTCGACAATATCTTAATAAAAT ATTTCCCGATCGTCCGTTTCAGGCTTTGCGTAAAGATCATGAAGCTCTGGTAGCCAGCACAACTACAACATCGGGTAGTGGGGGCACAGCTTCACCCACAGTTATGTCCTCGGCTGTTATGAATGATCCAGATTTTAATAGTTCCCTTTTAGAAGAGTCTTCGTCTCTGGGTGCTGCCGGTGGGGATACATCGGACAGCAAGGATAGTCAACAACAGGCAGCGCAACTTCAACTGAAAGAAGAATTGCCGAAAGAATGGTTTTACGATGAGATGGATATACATGATAACGATTCGCTGGAGGAGCCCAAGTCACCCGCCGATGATGAATATGACTATGATCCACGTTATGGCACTAAAAAGCGCAGAAAGCGTAAGCCGGGCAAAAAAGCTTCTCTTGCTCCTGGAGAAAGTCCAGGGCCAGGTCGTCGTCGCGCCGGTCGTGGGCGTGCTGCTGCCACAGCAACACCACCGTCCTTGGGAGACATTTCCCTCTCTGGCTTTGATTCAGTCGATGGTTTAGGCTCATCAACAGATGTAACAGTTACCCCCACCACATCGTCTACGACTAGTAGTGGTCGTAGAGCACCACGTGGTACTGGCACACGTGGTAGACGCCGTGCTAAAAATACCAATGCACCAGGTGGTGGTCTGCTTGCTTCGGGGCTAAATTCTGAGCCACCATCGTTTGAATCAGTAGCTGCTGCTGTAGGCGTTTTAGGAGATTTGCCGGCTGTCGTAGACGAACACAATGCAGATTTACGCAATTACCGTAAATATTTGTAA
- the LOC106096002 gene encoding probable dolichyl pyrophosphate Man9GlcNAc2 alpha-1,3-glucosyltransferase: MQFNLDHLDVLVVSCLGIALRGIVSLSSYSGLSTPPMFGDYEAQRHWQEITYNLPTKEWYTNTTSNDLMYWGLDYPPLTAYHSYLLGRIAYSINSSYVELHKSRGYESEEHKSFMRLSVLVADLLVYIPACIMLAKNLPNKKLFLAVLTLLICYPGLILIDNGHFQYNNISLGFMMMAIAAILQDSYVWSALLFSLALNYKQMELYHALPFFVILLRVSLSERNYVRKVTKLLQIGLVTIATFGILWLPWIFSKQSFMATLNRLFPFNRGVFEDKVANVWCSLNVVYKFKENFTNSQMALLCLSATLCVVLPLNIHAFLKGQKKTFMLALFNTALAFFLFSFQVHEKSILLAAIPAINLFQYMPFNTVAFLKISFLSMLPLFMKDCLCVPYFCLMFGFSCSLRYFIQVVYSENLKIQKLLRLLMLGMDATIFLISLVSIFVPSPARFPHLWPLFISVFCCGCFLILLFISIAHQLNIEKYLYRIFYKFVPDVIMK; this comes from the coding sequence atgcaatttaacCTGGACCATTTAGATGTCCTCGTAGTATCTTGTTTGGGCATAGCTCTACGTGGTATCGTTTCACTGAGTTCATATTCAGGCCTCTCAACCCCACCTATGTTTGGCGATTATGAGGCACAAAGGCATTGGCAAGAAATCACCTACAATCTACCGACTAAAGAATGGTATACAAATACAACAAGTAATGACCTCATGTACTGGGGCCTGGACTATCCACCATTGACGGCATATCATAGTTACTTGTTAGGACGAATTGCCTATAGTATTAATAGCAGTTATGTGGAATTACACAAATCTCGTGGATATGAATCAGAGGAGCATAAAAGTTTCATGCGTCTCTCTGTGCTGGTGGCAGACTTACTCGTATACATTCCTGCTTGCATAATGTTGGCCAAGAACTtgccaaacaaaaaacttttcttGGCAGTGTTAACACTACTCATCTGTTACCCTGGACTGATACTGATAGATAATGGCCACTTCCAATATAATAATATATCTTTGGGTTTTATGATGATGGCCATAGCAGCAATTCTACAAGATTCTTACGTTTGGTCTGCTTTATTATTTTCTCTGGCTTTGAATTATAAACAAATGGAACTATATCATGCTTTACCTTTCTTCGTCATATTGTTGAGAGTGTCCTTATCTGAAAGAAACTATGTTCGCAAAGTAACGAAGCTATTACAAATTGGCCTGGTAACAATAGCCACATTTGGTATTCTTTGGTTACCTTGGATATTCTCCAAACAGTCCTTCATGGCAACATTAAATAGATTGTTCCCATTCAATCGAGGTGTATTTGAGGACAAAGTAGCAAATGTTTGGTGTTCTCTCAATgttgtatataaatttaaagaaaacttcACAAACTCCCAAATGGCTTTGCTATGTTTGTCTGCTACCCTCTGTGTTGTATTGCCACTCAATATACACGCATTTCTTAAAGGCCAGAAGAAAACGTTTATGCTCGCGTTGTTTAATACAGCCTTGGCATTTTTCCTATTTTCTTTTCAAGTTCATGAAAAATCCATACTGTTGGCAGCTATTCCAGCTATAAACCTTTTTCAATATATGCCTTTCAACACCGTtgcctttttaaaaatttcattccttagCATGCTTCCTCTATTCATGAAGGACTGCCTATGTGTTCCCTACTTTTGCTTAATGTTTGGGTTCTCTTGTAGCCTAAGATATTTCATCCAGGTGGTCTATAGTGagaatttaaaaatacaaaagttATTACGTTTATTAATGCTAGGAATGGATGCTACAATTTTCTTGATATCTTTGGTATCCATTTTCGTCCCTAGTCCCGCCAGATTTCCCCATCTCTGGCCACTTTTTATTTCGGTTTTCTGTTGTGGATGTTTTCTGATACTACTGTTTATATCTATTGCACATCAATTGAATATTGAGAAATATTTATACAGAATATTTTATAAGTTTGTACCTGAtgtaataatgaaataa